A DNA window from Engystomops pustulosus chromosome 10, aEngPut4.maternal, whole genome shotgun sequence contains the following coding sequences:
- the MGP gene encoding matrix Gla protein, which yields MKVLAGVLVVALAAAIALAYDSYESHESYERYDPFVNSRRANSFMPSQNIRANQRVRERPKSVRERQRETCEEYNPCDRYAMRHGWVAAYKRYFGKRNGEK from the exons atgaaggtcctggcaggagtCCTGGTGGTGGCGCTGGCCGCGGCGATCGCCCTCGCGTATG ACTCATATGAAAGCCACGAGTCCTATGAGAGATACG aTCCGTTTGTTAACTCAAGACGAGCCAATTCATTCATGCCCTCCCAGAATATTAGAGCGAACCAGAG AGTCCGTGAGCGTCCTAAGAGTGTCCGGGAACGCCAGCGCGAGACCTGTGAGGAGTACAACCCCTGCGACCGCTACGCCATGAGACACGGATGGGTCGCTGCGTACAAGAGATACTTCGGAAAGCGCAATGGCGAGAAGTAG
- the LOC140103589 gene encoding osteocalcin-like, producing the protein MRTLIVLTLLGVMAGCQGLEGDDPPGHEAGRLLHSEEVMMSRSSANAVIKRQRRSSDYYERFFQRAKSPLEVKMERCENYRPCDQLSEWVGFYQAYRRYFGPV; encoded by the exons ATGAGGACACTgatagtcctcacactgctgggggtGATGGCCGGGTGCCAGGGCCTGGAAG GTGATGACCCTCCAGGACACGAGGCAGGGAGGTTGTTACATAGTGAAG AGGTGATGATGTCCCGGAGTTCAGCAAACGCCGTCATCAAGAGGCAGCGGCGCTCGTCCGACTACTACGAGAG ATTCTTCCAGCGCGCAAAGTCTCCGCTGGAGGTAAAAATGGAGCGATGCGAGAACTACCGGCCCTGCGACCAGCTGTCAGAGTGGGTCGGCTTCTATCAAGCCTATAGGAGATACTTCGGACCTGTGTGA